A genomic stretch from Oleomonas cavernae includes:
- a CDS encoding TAXI family TRAP transporter solute-binding subunit, translated as MPLWTAPAASSLDRRSLLRLGLSGFALAAGGIRPASGQQARYLRIATGSAAGTYFPVGETMARLLSHPPGLPPCDPGAACGVPGLIATSETSEGSVANVQAVAGGAVETALAQADVISWAQTGSGLFADKPAMANLRVIANLYAESMHLVVRRDAKIASVKDLKGKRVSLDRPGSGSRVDALLILAAHGIKQSALKVFELGPSQASDALAGGEIDAFFFLGGAPAATVLDIAGGDQIDLVPIAGEVRDKLLSQARYFTATVIPAGTYPGIGETPTLSVGAQWICAAERNEELIYDITRSLFDPVNRPVLEASHPKAAEISLANATRGIAVALHPGAIRFYREMGITLPPNAI; from the coding sequence ATGCCCCTTTGGACCGCGCCCGCGGCCTCCTCCCTCGACCGCCGGTCGCTGCTGCGCCTCGGCCTGAGCGGCTTTGCCTTGGCAGCCGGCGGCATTCGTCCCGCCAGCGGGCAGCAGGCCCGCTATCTCCGCATTGCCACGGGCAGTGCCGCCGGCACGTATTTTCCGGTCGGCGAGACCATGGCCCGCCTGCTCAGCCACCCGCCGGGCCTGCCGCCCTGTGATCCCGGCGCCGCCTGCGGGGTGCCTGGTCTGATCGCGACCTCGGAAACCAGCGAAGGCTCGGTTGCCAATGTCCAGGCGGTGGCCGGTGGTGCGGTCGAGACCGCCCTGGCCCAGGCCGATGTCATTTCCTGGGCGCAGACCGGCAGCGGCCTGTTCGCGGACAAGCCGGCGATGGCCAACCTGCGGGTGATCGCCAATCTCTATGCCGAGAGCATGCACCTCGTGGTTCGCCGCGATGCCAAGATCGCCTCGGTCAAGGATCTGAAAGGCAAGCGCGTCTCGCTCGACCGGCCCGGCTCGGGCTCGCGGGTCGACGCCCTGCTGATCCTGGCCGCACACGGCATCAAGCAAAGTGCGCTCAAAGTGTTCGAACTGGGGCCGTCACAGGCCTCGGATGCGCTGGCCGGCGGCGAAATCGACGCGTTCTTCTTTCTGGGCGGCGCACCTGCGGCAACCGTGCTCGACATCGCCGGGGGCGACCAGATCGACCTGGTGCCGATCGCCGGCGAGGTCCGCGACAAGCTGCTTTCCCAGGCCCGCTACTTCACGGCGACAGTGATCCCGGCCGGGACCTACCCCGGGATCGGCGAGACCCCGACCTTGAGCGTCGGCGCCCAGTGGATCTGCGCGGCCGAGCGCAACGAAGAGCTGATCTACGACATCACCCGCAGCCTGTTCGACCCGGTCAACCGCCCGGTCCTGGAAGCGAGCCACCCCAAGGCCGCGGAAATCTCCCTGGCCAATGCCACCCGGGGCATCGCGGTGGCGCTGCACCCGGGCGCCATCCGCTTCTACCGCGAGATGGGCATCACCCTGCCGCCCAACGCCATCTGA
- a CDS encoding glutathione S-transferase family protein: protein MVETPIPVLVIGDKNLSSWSMRPWVALHAAGIAFDEVRIKLRTETSKAEILRHSPAGKVPALKLGAVAIGESIAICEWAAENAKTPILPQDPVARAVCRAAGAEMHAGFGALRNECPMDMLARFANHPISDQCLGDITRIDALWNDCRRQWGQGGPYLFGAWSLADAMFAPVVSRFITYDLRVSPAARAYLEVASHHPSYMAWAEGARAEAAI from the coding sequence ATGGTCGAGACGCCGATCCCCGTTCTGGTCATCGGGGACAAGAACCTGTCGTCCTGGTCGATGCGGCCCTGGGTCGCCCTCCATGCCGCCGGCATCGCCTTCGACGAGGTCAGGATCAAGCTGCGGACCGAGACCAGCAAGGCCGAAATCCTGCGCCATTCGCCCGCCGGCAAGGTGCCGGCGCTGAAGCTGGGCGCCGTCGCGATCGGCGAATCGATCGCGATCTGCGAGTGGGCGGCGGAGAACGCCAAGACCCCGATCCTGCCCCAGGATCCGGTCGCCCGTGCGGTCTGCCGCGCCGCGGGGGCGGAGATGCACGCGGGCTTCGGCGCGCTGCGCAACGAATGCCCGATGGACATGCTCGCCCGTTTCGCGAATCACCCGATCAGCGATCAATGCCTGGGCGACATCACCCGGATCGACGCCTTGTGGAACGACTGCCGCAGGCAGTGGGGCCAGGGCGGCCCCTATCTGTTCGGCGCCTGGAGCCTGGCCGATGCCATGTTCGCGCCCGTGGTCAGCCGCTTCATCACCTACGACCTGCGGGTATCGCCCGCGGCCCGGGCCTATCTCGAGGTGGCGTCGCACCATCCCAGTTACATGGCCTGGGCGGAAGGTGCCCGGGCCGAGGCCGCGATTTGA
- a CDS encoding FMN-binding negative transcriptional regulator, giving the protein MYQPAHHREDRLAVQHALIGSHPLGLLVTAGPGGLMANPIPFLVDPGRSPLGTLRAHCARANPQWRELDKVDECLVAFQGPQAYVSPSWYATKAETGKVVPTWNYITVQVRGRPRLVDDPVWLRQQIGDLTRSQETGRPDPWAVEDAPAEYLATMIRGIVGMEIPIARIEGKWKVSQNRTAEDRAGVAAGLRADDAAAAMADLVAAWRGAAD; this is encoded by the coding sequence ATGTATCAGCCGGCACACCACCGGGAAGACCGCCTCGCGGTTCAGCACGCGCTGATCGGCAGCCATCCCCTGGGCCTGCTGGTGACGGCGGGGCCAGGCGGGCTGATGGCCAACCCGATCCCGTTCCTGGTCGATCCCGGGCGGTCGCCCTTGGGCACGCTGCGTGCCCATTGCGCCCGTGCCAACCCGCAGTGGCGGGAACTCGACAAGGTCGACGAATGCCTGGTCGCGTTCCAGGGGCCGCAGGCCTATGTCTCACCGTCGTGGTACGCGACGAAGGCCGAGACCGGCAAGGTCGTGCCGACCTGGAACTACATCACCGTCCAGGTCCGGGGGCGGCCCCGGCTGGTCGACGACCCGGTGTGGCTGCGCCAGCAGATCGGCGATCTCACCCGGTCGCAGGAGACGGGGCGCCCCGATCCCTGGGCAGTCGAGGATGCGCCGGCCGAGTATCTCGCGACCATGATCCGAGGCATCGTCGGCATGGAAATCCCGATCGCGCGCATCGAGGGCAAGTGGAAGGTCAGCCAGAACCGCACGGCCGAAGACCGAGCCGGCGTCGCCGCCGGGCTGCGCGCCGACGATGCCGCGGCGGCCATGGCCGATCTGGTCGCGGCCTGGCGCGGCGCGGCCGACTAG
- a CDS encoding SH3 domain-containing protein, which translates to MAPTAEPSPAASTIEQSRAGLDLVLAPPQQPAPAVASGPLVAVDSRAGDNTYPIWLWTISNGGAVGAIDKSHVEGGVVTLSGWAGDINLGLRMSDVLLVACDRVVASVPVSGTRADIARKHPNLPAAGWSARLALADLAPCDHPVVSAYATALFGSAAFPLSGEVEPGDALLSAEALRLDRPTAELRTPRTAQAPIREVEVGGQGIALRRCGKRECAVVARLPAGHQRLLILDDQAGWILVAQSSGTAGWAPASALKVPTTDN; encoded by the coding sequence ATGGCACCGACGGCCGAACCGTCACCGGCGGCCTCCACGATCGAGCAGAGCCGGGCCGGCCTCGATCTGGTTCTGGCGCCGCCGCAGCAACCGGCCCCGGCCGTCGCATCCGGGCCGCTGGTCGCCGTCGATTCGCGCGCGGGCGACAACACTTATCCGATCTGGCTGTGGACCATCTCGAACGGCGGGGCCGTCGGGGCGATCGACAAGAGCCATGTCGAGGGCGGCGTCGTGACCCTGTCGGGCTGGGCGGGCGACATCAACCTGGGCCTGCGCATGTCCGACGTCCTGCTGGTCGCCTGCGACCGGGTGGTCGCCAGCGTGCCGGTCAGCGGCACGCGCGCCGACATCGCCCGCAAACACCCGAACCTGCCGGCCGCCGGATGGAGCGCCCGCCTCGCCCTGGCCGACCTCGCCCCCTGCGACCACCCCGTGGTCAGCGCCTATGCCACGGCATTGTTCGGATCCGCGGCCTTTCCCCTGAGCGGCGAGGTCGAACCGGGCGACGCCCTCCTGTCGGCCGAGGCACTGCGGCTGGACCGGCCGACGGCCGAGCTGCGGACGCCGCGCACCGCCCAGGCCCCGATCCGCGAGGTCGAGGTCGGTGGCCAAGGCATCGCCCTGCGCCGCTGCGGCAAGCGTGAGTGTGCCGTGGTGGCCCGCCTGCCGGCCGGCCATCAGCGCCTGCTGATCCTGGACGATCAGGCCGGCTGGATCCTGGTGGCGCAATCCAGCGGTACGGCGGGCTGGGCGCCGGCGTCGGCCCTTAAGGTTCCCACCACCGACAACTAG
- a CDS encoding leucyl aminopeptidase family protein, translating into MPQTEPVSLALPLPLVASRDLAVPIHCLTKGGLDALADRVPPFALAWARSAGFDGKAGSHLMVPGPDGDLGLVLFGIGGAQQEAEPYAFAALSAALPAGTYEIATPLGPREANAAVLGWIMGRYAFRRYKDDDGKAPPLLVPPIGADLDQVRRTAEAVYLIRDLVNTPASDMGPEDLAAAAIRVAAVHDARIAVTVGDDLLEAGYPMVHAVGRASDRAPRLIDLNWGESDAPRVTLVGKGVCFDTGGLDLKPSAGMLLMKKDMGGAAHALGLAHMIMDAQLPVRLRVLIPAVENSVAGNAMRPGDVLTSRKGLTVEIGNTDAEGRLVLADALAEADEDRPDLLVDFATLTGAARVALGPELPALFTPDDELAAALADHAFEQRDPLWRLPLWAPYDKGLESKVADLNNVSDGPFAGAITAALFLKRFVTETTTWAHLDLFAWTAKPGPGRPVGGEAMVVRALFALIAERFPA; encoded by the coding sequence ATGCCCCAGACCGAACCCGTCAGCCTCGCCTTGCCCCTGCCGCTGGTCGCCAGCCGCGATTTAGCCGTGCCGATTCACTGCCTGACCAAGGGCGGGCTGGACGCCCTGGCCGACCGCGTGCCCCCCTTCGCCCTGGCCTGGGCCAGGAGTGCCGGGTTCGACGGCAAGGCGGGCAGCCACCTGATGGTGCCCGGCCCCGACGGCGACCTGGGCCTGGTCCTGTTCGGCATCGGCGGCGCCCAGCAGGAGGCCGAGCCCTATGCCTTCGCCGCCCTGTCGGCCGCCCTGCCGGCCGGCACCTATGAGATTGCGACGCCGCTGGGCCCCCGCGAGGCCAATGCCGCGGTGCTGGGTTGGATCATGGGGCGTTACGCCTTCCGCCGCTACAAGGACGACGACGGCAAGGCGCCACCCCTGCTGGTGCCGCCGATCGGCGCCGATCTCGACCAGGTGCGCCGCACCGCCGAGGCGGTCTACCTGATCCGCGACCTGGTCAATACCCCGGCCAGCGACATGGGGCCGGAAGACCTGGCCGCCGCGGCGATCCGCGTCGCGGCGGTCCACGACGCACGCATCGCCGTCACCGTCGGCGACGACCTGCTCGAGGCCGGCTATCCCATGGTTCACGCGGTGGGGCGGGCGTCGGACCGGGCACCGCGGCTGATCGACCTCAACTGGGGCGAGTCGGATGCGCCGCGCGTCACCCTCGTGGGCAAGGGCGTGTGCTTCGATACCGGCGGGCTGGACCTCAAGCCCTCCGCGGGCATGCTGTTGATGAAGAAGGACATGGGTGGTGCTGCCCATGCCCTGGGCCTGGCCCATATGATCATGGACGCGCAACTGCCGGTGCGCCTGCGCGTGCTGATCCCGGCGGTGGAGAATTCGGTCGCGGGCAACGCCATGCGGCCCGGCGACGTGCTGACCTCGCGCAAGGGCCTGACGGTCGAGATCGGCAATACCGACGCCGAGGGCCGCCTGGTCCTGGCCGATGCCCTGGCCGAGGCGGACGAGGACCGCCCCGACCTGCTGGTCGACTTCGCCACCCTGACCGGCGCGGCCCGCGTCGCCCTCGGCCCCGAGTTGCCCGCCCTGTTCACGCCCGACGACGAGCTGGCGGCGGCGCTGGCCGATCACGCCTTCGAGCAGCGCGATCCCTTGTGGCGCCTGCCCCTGTGGGCGCCCTACGACAAGGGCCTGGAATCGAAGGTGGCCGATCTCAACAACGTCTCCGACGGTCCCTTTGCCGGGGCGATCACGGCGGCCCTGTTCCTCAAGCGCTTCGTCACCGAGACCACGACCTGGGCCCACCTCGACCTCTTCGCCTGGACCGCCAAGCCGGGCCCCGGCCGGCCGGTGGGGGGCGAGGCGATGGTGGTGCGGGCCCTCTTCGCCCTGATCGCCGAACGGTTCCCGGCATGA
- a CDS encoding alpha/beta hydrolase family esterase, whose amino-acid sequence MSTERATQFEEFGDNPGNLDMLAYIPANLKPGAPLVVALHHCFQMAEEYADEVGWLTLADKYGFAVLLPQQSVFNDPNYCFQWFNAWQQDAKGDEPASIHAMIVSMLQAYGLDRHRVFVTGHSAGAAWR is encoded by the coding sequence GTGTCGACGGAACGGGCGACGCAGTTCGAGGAATTCGGCGACAATCCCGGCAACCTGGACATGCTCGCCTATATCCCGGCCAATCTGAAGCCCGGCGCGCCGCTGGTGGTCGCCTTGCACCATTGCTTCCAGATGGCCGAGGAATATGCCGACGAGGTGGGCTGGCTGACCCTGGCCGACAAATACGGTTTTGCCGTGCTGCTGCCGCAGCAGAGTGTCTTCAACGATCCCAACTATTGCTTCCAGTGGTTCAACGCCTGGCAGCAGGACGCCAAGGGGGACGAGCCCGCCTCGATCCACGCCATGATCGTCTCCATGCTGCAGGCCTATGGCCTCGACCGGCACCGGGTGTTCGTCACCGGCCATTCGGCCGGGGCAGCATGGCGCTGA